A section of the Elizabethkingia anophelis R26 genome encodes:
- a CDS encoding ribosomal maturation YjgA family protein, with translation MKFNLYYFIATIILFITEVLIATIFKDLFFVRAYLGDVLVTILIYTFVKIFFNINPGKLLIGVFIFSVFIEVLQYFNIADVLGLKRGSIAYIVVGNSFSWIDIICYGAGCLIAFAVERLRNSTN, from the coding sequence ATGAAATTCAACCTCTATTATTTTATTGCCACAATTATCCTGTTCATCACAGAAGTCCTTATAGCCACTATTTTCAAAGATTTATTCTTTGTCCGTGCTTATCTGGGTGATGTTCTGGTAACTATTCTGATTTATACATTTGTAAAAATCTTCTTTAATATCAATCCCGGAAAGCTACTGATTGGGGTTTTCATATTTTCTGTTTTTATAGAAGTATTACAATACTTCAACATCGCCGATGTATTAGGATTAAAACGTGGAAGTATTGCTTACATTGTAGTAGGCAACAGTTTTAGTTGGATTGATATAATCTGTTATGGTGCAGGGTGTTTAATTGCTTTTGCTGTTGAAAGGTTAAGGAATTCCACAAACTAA
- a CDS encoding energy transducer TonB, whose translation MSHKYILLFSILFSGFAFSQEVKNTPTVTTRQVESPDNLAAFYRDLSQSFNTRNFVGKGDLYCVLSFTIEKDGSMTRISAAGDNQKFNDEVIKTLKRIRTKIKVRLENGQPMAANYRLPFRFNDN comes from the coding sequence ATGAGTCACAAATATATCTTACTTTTTTCAATTTTATTTTCCGGATTTGCTTTTTCTCAGGAAGTAAAAAATACACCTACGGTTACTACTAGGCAGGTAGAATCACCAGATAATCTCGCGGCTTTCTATAGGGATTTAAGCCAGTCTTTTAATACACGTAATTTTGTAGGGAAGGGTGACTTGTATTGTGTTCTTTCTTTTACAATTGAGAAAGATGGAAGTATGACCCGAATTAGTGCAGCAGGAGATAACCAAAAGTTTAATGATGAAGTAATTAAAACTTTAAAGCGCATTAGAACAAAAATAAAAGTAAGACTTGAAAATGGTCAGCCGATGGCGGCTAACTATAGATTACCTTTTAGGTTTAATGACAATTAA
- the mutS gene encoding DNA mismatch repair protein MutS, whose product MAKEKKETPLMGQYNSIKAKYPDALLLFRVGDFYETFGQDAVKTSQILGIVLTKRANGSASHIELAGFPHHSLDSYLPKLVRAGMRVAICDQLEDPKMVKGIVKRGVTELVTPGVTFNDQVLNAKRNNFLLSLHKEKEKYGIALVDISTGEFLVSEGNLEKLLHIVNTFDPSEIILQRSTEVPAVLKNRNTFKLEDWAYQYDYAYEKLTQHFKTKSLKGFGIDDQKLAIVASGAIFAYLVEDTHHSLLNHITKIQSIPQEDYLMMDAFTLRNLEIVFSSQQKGKSLLDIIDKTSTPMGGRLLRRRLILPLKNINEINRRLSLVEFLNKEEQLKYEISLRLRTISDLDRLMGKLAAEKISPKELGYLRQSLENIQEIKKLLIPHPDVLAWLDPLNDLDEILQYVYQHLNEELPVHLNKGNVIKEGVSEELDRLRNLQSKGKGFLDEMRDREIERTGIPSLKIDFNNVFGYFIEVRNTHKDKVPEDWIRKQTLVNAERYITEELKEYESQILGAEEKISLLESELYRATCTYLLQYIDLIQENSALIAQLDCALGLSELSVQEQYTKPVLNDSFVISISEGRHPIIEKSLPLGEKYIPNDIYLDQDSQQIIMVTGPNMAGKSAILRQTAIICLLAQIGSYVPAKHAEVGLLDKIFTRVGASDNIAAGESTFMVEMNEAANILNNISDRSLILLDEIGRGTSTYDGVSIAWAIAEYLHQHSTKPKTLFATHYHELNEMTVNFERIKNFSVSIQENKGNIIFLRKLIPGGSEHSFGIHVAKLAGMPSKVVHRAEEILKTLEDSRAQSGSSEKIKRVTEENMQLSFFQLDDPVLENIREELTKIDINTLTPIEALMKLNSIKKMIGG is encoded by the coding sequence ATGGCGAAAGAAAAGAAGGAAACTCCTTTAATGGGACAATACAACAGTATAAAGGCAAAATATCCGGATGCTCTTCTACTGTTCAGAGTTGGTGACTTTTATGAAACCTTTGGACAGGATGCAGTTAAAACATCTCAGATACTAGGTATTGTTTTAACTAAAAGAGCAAATGGTTCTGCTTCTCATATAGAATTAGCTGGCTTCCCACATCATTCTCTGGACAGCTACTTGCCCAAATTGGTTCGTGCCGGAATGCGTGTTGCTATATGCGATCAGCTGGAGGATCCGAAAATGGTCAAAGGTATTGTAAAACGAGGGGTTACCGAACTGGTAACTCCAGGGGTTACGTTCAATGATCAGGTTCTGAATGCCAAAAGAAATAATTTCCTTCTGTCGCTTCACAAAGAAAAAGAAAAATACGGAATAGCACTGGTAGATATTTCTACCGGAGAATTCCTGGTGAGTGAAGGGAACCTTGAAAAATTACTCCACATTGTCAATACCTTTGATCCCAGTGAGATTATTCTTCAAAGAAGTACCGAAGTTCCTGCTGTTCTGAAAAACAGAAATACATTCAAACTGGAAGACTGGGCATATCAGTATGATTATGCTTATGAGAAGCTTACACAGCATTTTAAAACCAAATCTCTAAAAGGTTTCGGTATAGACGACCAAAAACTGGCGATTGTTGCTTCAGGAGCTATTTTTGCCTATCTGGTAGAAGATACTCACCACAGTCTTCTCAATCATATCACCAAAATTCAGTCTATTCCACAAGAAGATTATCTAATGATGGATGCTTTCACCTTGCGAAACCTGGAAATTGTATTCTCCAGTCAGCAAAAAGGAAAAAGCTTACTCGACATCATTGATAAAACCTCAACACCAATGGGTGGAAGGTTACTTCGCAGAAGATTAATCCTTCCATTAAAAAACATTAATGAGATTAACCGCAGACTAAGCCTGGTAGAATTTCTGAATAAAGAAGAGCAGTTGAAATATGAAATTTCTTTAAGACTTAGAACTATTTCCGATCTCGACAGATTAATGGGTAAGCTGGCTGCCGAAAAAATTAGTCCTAAGGAGTTGGGATATCTTCGTCAGTCTCTGGAAAACATTCAGGAAATCAAAAAATTACTGATCCCGCATCCGGATGTTCTGGCGTGGTTGGATCCGTTGAATGATCTGGATGAAATTCTTCAGTATGTATACCAACACCTGAATGAAGAGCTTCCTGTACACCTTAACAAAGGAAATGTAATAAAGGAAGGTGTTTCCGAAGAATTAGACCGCCTGAGAAATCTTCAGTCTAAAGGCAAAGGCTTTCTGGATGAAATGCGCGATCGTGAGATTGAACGTACCGGTATCCCGAGTCTGAAAATAGATTTCAACAATGTTTTCGGCTACTTTATTGAAGTAAGAAACACTCACAAAGACAAAGTTCCGGAAGACTGGATCCGTAAGCAAACACTTGTTAACGCAGAACGTTATATTACTGAAGAGCTAAAGGAATATGAAAGCCAGATTTTGGGAGCTGAAGAAAAGATTTCTTTACTGGAATCAGAATTATACCGTGCAACCTGCACTTATTTACTACAATATATAGATCTTATACAGGAGAACTCAGCACTAATTGCTCAATTAGACTGTGCGTTAGGCCTATCCGAACTTTCTGTACAGGAGCAATATACAAAACCTGTTCTTAATGATAGCTTTGTAATCAGTATCTCGGAAGGACGCCACCCTATTATAGAAAAGTCTTTGCCTTTAGGAGAGAAATACATTCCGAATGATATCTATCTGGATCAGGACTCACAACAGATTATTATGGTTACAGGTCCCAACATGGCCGGTAAATCAGCCATATTAAGACAAACAGCTATTATCTGCCTCTTAGCTCAGATTGGTAGTTATGTTCCGGCAAAGCATGCTGAAGTAGGATTACTAGACAAAATTTTCACCCGTGTAGGTGCTTCAGACAATATTGCGGCTGGTGAATCTACCTTTATGGTGGAGATGAACGAGGCTGCCAACATTCTGAATAACATTTCGGATCGCTCACTAATATTGCTGGATGAGATTGGACGTGGTACAAGTACTTACGATGGAGTTTCTATAGCATGGGCCATTGCAGAATATCTGCATCAGCACTCAACAAAGCCAAAGACTCTTTTTGCGACACACTATCATGAGCTAAACGAAATGACAGTAAATTTTGAACGGATAAAAAACTTTAGTGTGAGCATCCAGGAAAATAAAGGGAATATTATATTCCTGAGAAAACTAATCCCTGGTGGTAGTGAACATAGTTTTGGTATTCACGTAGCAAAGCTTGCAGGTATGCCTTCTAAAGTTGTTCACCGTGCAGAAGAAATTCTGAAAACATTAGAGGATTCCAGAGCACAGAGCGGTTCATCTGAAAAAATAAAAAGAGTTACCGAAGAAAATATGCAATTAAGCTTCTTCCAGCTGGATGATCCGGTTTTGGAAAATATCCGTGAAGAGCTCACTAAAATAGATATAAACACATTAACGCCAATTGAAGCTTTAATGAAGCTGAATTCCATTAAGAAAATGATTGGAGGTTAA
- a CDS encoding RNA methyltransferase codes for MVEKLKLEELGRVDIETFKQSEKIPVIVLLDSIRSMNNVGAVFRTADAFIIEKVVLCGITPQPPHREIHKAALGATESVDWNYEKDVTDALQKLKSEGYKILAIEQTTGSIALNEQVISKDEKYVVIMGNEVDGVSDEALALCDGFIEIPQLGTKHSLNVSVCAGIIMWEFFKNLK; via the coding sequence ATGGTAGAGAAGTTAAAACTGGAAGAACTCGGCAGAGTAGATATAGAAACCTTTAAACAATCGGAAAAAATTCCGGTGATTGTTCTTTTGGATAGTATCCGTAGTATGAACAATGTAGGAGCAGTATTCAGAACAGCTGATGCTTTTATTATAGAGAAGGTAGTATTATGTGGTATTACGCCGCAACCACCACACCGCGAGATTCATAAGGCAGCATTAGGAGCTACTGAAAGTGTGGATTGGAATTATGAGAAGGATGTTACCGATGCTTTGCAAAAACTAAAATCCGAAGGTTATAAAATTTTAGCGATAGAACAGACTACAGGGAGTATAGCTCTGAACGAACAAGTAATTTCAAAAGACGAGAAATATGTGGTAATTATGGGAAATGAAGTAGATGGTGTATCGGATGAAGCTTTGGCTTTATGTGATGGCTTTATTGAAATTCCACAGCTGGGAACAAAGCATTCACTCAATGTAAGTGTATGTGCAGGTATTATCATGTGGGAATTTTTTAAAAATCTGAAATAA
- a CDS encoding GNAT family N-acetyltransferase — protein MEFPVLETQRLILRQLTLADAEDMFEYFSQDEVTEYYDLYTFKGIDEAEKLIQDFNKNFEYKKGIRWAIQLKDSGKMIGTCGYHNWAHEHFKTELGYELNPLYWRQHYMEEAITTILPYAFSEMNVHRIEAFTDPDNLSSERLLLKLNFKEEGLLKDFFFEKGRFVDAKIFGLVP, from the coding sequence ATGGAGTTTCCTGTTTTAGAAACCCAAAGACTTATTCTGCGTCAGCTTACATTAGCCGATGCAGAAGATATGTTTGAATACTTCTCACAAGATGAGGTTACAGAGTATTATGACTTGTATACTTTTAAAGGAATTGATGAGGCAGAGAAACTAATTCAGGATTTCAACAAAAACTTTGAATATAAAAAAGGAATCCGCTGGGCAATTCAGCTAAAGGATAGTGGTAAGATGATAGGAACCTGTGGCTATCATAACTGGGCTCATGAGCATTTTAAAACAGAGCTGGGTTATGAACTAAATCCTTTGTACTGGCGTCAGCATTATATGGAAGAAGCGATAACAACTATCCTTCCTTATGCTTTTTCAGAAATGAATGTTCATCGGATAGAGGCGTTTACTGATCCAGATAATCTTTCTTCAGAGAGACTATTGCTAAAACTGAATTTTAAAGAAGAAGGATTGCTCAAAGATTTTTTCTTTGAAAAGGGAAGATTTGTAGACGCAAAAATATTTGGGCTGGTACCATAA
- the ypfJ gene encoding KPN_02809 family neutral zinc metallopeptidase produces MKWTDERGGNVEDRRGMGGGGMMVGGGLGTLIIAAIIFFLGGDPSAILNSGGSATPVRTEQRQPSSEQDKQLYELVSMLDAWNTKTWTQIFQENGMKYVAPKIIMFSNSTNSGCGPAQSAMGPFYCPADQSVYVDMSFFNELQSRYGAKVSEFTVAYVLGHEIGHHVQTLLGTTQKVDQLRRSGRYSEAEMNRVSVAVELQADFYAGLWAKKNNERVQGGILEPGDIESAVSAAQAVGDDNIQKRSSGYVNQESFTHGSSAQRVEWFMKGYNTGDIKQGDTFNALLR; encoded by the coding sequence ATGAAATGGACTGACGAAAGAGGTGGAAATGTAGAAGACCGCCGTGGCATGGGCGGGGGTGGAATGATGGTTGGAGGTGGCTTAGGCACCCTGATCATTGCCGCTATTATATTCTTTCTGGGTGGAGATCCCTCTGCCATACTCAATTCCGGAGGCTCTGCAACTCCTGTACGTACGGAGCAACGCCAGCCATCCAGTGAACAGGATAAACAACTCTACGAACTGGTAAGCATGCTGGATGCATGGAATACTAAGACATGGACACAAATCTTCCAGGAAAACGGAATGAAATATGTTGCACCCAAAATTATCATGTTCAGTAATAGCACAAATTCCGGGTGTGGTCCTGCTCAATCTGCCATGGGGCCTTTTTACTGTCCGGCTGATCAATCTGTATATGTAGATATGAGTTTCTTTAATGAATTACAATCCCGATACGGAGCCAAGGTAAGTGAATTTACAGTTGCATATGTGTTAGGACACGAGATAGGGCATCACGTACAGACTTTATTAGGAACAACACAAAAAGTAGATCAGTTAAGAAGAAGTGGCCGTTACTCGGAAGCAGAAATGAACCGTGTATCTGTAGCCGTAGAATTACAAGCCGATTTTTATGCTGGTTTATGGGCTAAAAAGAACAACGAACGTGTTCAGGGAGGAATCCTGGAGCCAGGAGATATTGAATCTGCAGTAAGTGCAGCACAAGCTGTTGGAGATGACAATATTCAGAAGAGATCTTCCGGATATGTGAATCAGGAAAGCTTTACGCACGGATCATCTGCACAGCGTGTAGAATGGTTTATGAAAGGTTACAATACCGGTGATATAAAACAAGGCGATACTTTCAACGCTTTATTACGATAA
- a CDS encoding LTA synthase family protein: MYLKRLQPFFCLGALYILVSFILRFVFIFHPITTSNFSIWECTKVLSIGLVNDFFIFVLASSLFVVYTLFLSDSKYSKPWGKIILAIFVLAILYVAFYPNNIFKQYGGSVSEIVLAFLGIKTLLFALMLFLPRKRFAIRNVLYFFTIFLYVLLIIFNAVSEYFFWNEFGVRYNFIAVDYLIYTNEVIGNIMESYPIVPLFSIIIAITSIITWLIYKKTKENLVELPTFKQKLVLLFSYVVLATGCYFLIAPFQKIKDDNNFAEEIQSNGLYKFYYAFTHSELDYFKFYPTLAENKAEKLYLSQFVPPTMPRPVTSDSTEQHKNVVLISIESLSADFMQHYGNKDKITPFLDSLANKSLMFTNLYATGNRTVRGLEALTLNIPPTAGESIVKRENNKNKFSTGSLFKSKGYHVKYLYGGYSYFDNMEDFFKGNGYDIVDRNNFKPEEISFANVWGVADEDMAKKAIQVMNQEAQTGKPFFNHWMTVSNHRPFTYPDGRIDIPGTAKSRDGGVKYTDYSLRKFFEMAKKQSWYNNTVFVIVADHCASSAGKTELPMDKYRIPAMVYVPDGSVQPQQFGKLMSQIDLMPTVFGLLNFNYTSKFLGQDVLKPAYIPRAYIATYQDLGYIKDNYLTIISPTRKVKQYQLQQKPSDLPAEFNIYYEEIPIKQPKQPFVDETIATYETVSKWLKENKLNR, encoded by the coding sequence ATGTATCTAAAAAGGTTACAGCCATTTTTCTGTCTTGGGGCATTGTATATTCTGGTGTCTTTTATTTTAAGATTCGTTTTTATTTTCCATCCTATTACAACAAGTAATTTTAGTATTTGGGAATGTACTAAAGTATTGTCTATAGGCTTGGTAAACGATTTTTTTATATTTGTCCTCGCCAGTTCGCTGTTCGTTGTTTATACGCTTTTTCTCTCTGACTCTAAATACAGTAAACCCTGGGGAAAGATTATTCTTGCGATTTTTGTTCTGGCAATTTTATACGTAGCTTTTTATCCCAATAATATTTTCAAACAGTACGGGGGATCTGTTTCAGAGATTGTACTGGCATTTTTAGGTATCAAGACACTATTATTCGCCTTAATGCTTTTCCTTCCCAGAAAGAGATTTGCGATCAGAAATGTTCTGTATTTCTTTACAATTTTCCTGTATGTTTTGCTTATTATTTTCAATGCTGTCAGCGAATATTTCTTCTGGAATGAGTTCGGAGTACGCTATAACTTTATTGCAGTAGACTACCTTATCTATACCAATGAGGTAATTGGCAACATTATGGAGTCCTATCCTATTGTTCCTTTATTCTCCATAATAATTGCCATAACATCAATTATTACATGGCTTATCTATAAAAAAACAAAAGAAAACCTTGTTGAACTTCCTACATTTAAACAAAAGCTTGTTCTGTTATTCTCTTACGTTGTATTAGCAACTGGCTGTTACTTTTTAATCGCGCCTTTTCAGAAAATAAAGGATGATAACAATTTTGCAGAAGAGATTCAGTCTAATGGATTATATAAGTTCTATTATGCATTTACACATAGTGAACTGGATTACTTTAAATTCTATCCGACACTGGCCGAAAATAAAGCTGAAAAACTATATCTGTCACAATTTGTTCCGCCAACTATGCCAAGACCTGTTACAAGTGATTCTACAGAACAGCATAAGAATGTGGTTTTGATTTCTATAGAAAGTCTTTCGGCAGATTTTATGCAACACTACGGAAATAAAGATAAGATTACCCCCTTTCTGGATAGCCTTGCAAACAAGAGCTTAATGTTTACTAATCTATACGCTACAGGTAACAGAACCGTTCGCGGGCTAGAAGCACTTACACTGAACATTCCTCCAACTGCCGGAGAAAGTATTGTAAAAAGAGAAAACAATAAGAATAAATTTTCCACAGGAAGTCTTTTCAAATCCAAAGGTTACCATGTAAAATATTTATATGGTGGCTATAGTTATTTCGATAATATGGAAGATTTTTTCAAAGGAAATGGTTATGATATTGTCGACAGAAACAACTTTAAACCAGAAGAAATAAGTTTTGCCAATGTCTGGGGTGTTGCTGATGAAGATATGGCGAAGAAAGCCATTCAGGTAATGAATCAGGAAGCCCAAACCGGAAAACCTTTTTTTAATCACTGGATGACGGTAAGTAACCACCGCCCGTTTACTTACCCTGATGGTAGAATTGACATTCCGGGAACAGCAAAATCCCGTGATGGAGGTGTTAAATATACCGATTACTCTCTCCGAAAGTTTTTTGAGATGGCTAAGAAGCAATCCTGGTATAACAATACAGTCTTTGTTATTGTCGCCGATCACTGTGCATCCAGTGCAGGTAAAACAGAGCTTCCAATGGATAAATACCGTATCCCTGCTATGGTTTACGTTCCGGACGGATCTGTACAGCCTCAGCAATTTGGTAAACTAATGTCACAAATTGATTTAATGCCAACTGTATTTGGACTTTTAAATTTCAATTATACTTCAAAATTTCTGGGACAGGATGTTCTGAAGCCAGCTTATATACCCAGAGCTTATATCGCTACCTATCAGGATCTGGGCTATATTAAGGATAATTATTTAACTATTATCTCTCCAACCAGAAAAGTAAAACAATACCAGCTACAACAAAAACCTTCAGACCTACCTGCTGAGTTTAATATTTACTATGAAGAAATACCAATAAAGCAGCCAAAACAACCATTTGTAGATGAAACGATTGCAACTTATGAAACAGTTTCCAAATGGCTGAAGGAAAATAAACTGAACAGATAA
- a CDS encoding S41 family peptidase: MRFINKLLFVSVTGAMLLTSCNRNNPDPVEPEKAKEENDFVWRGLNSWYYWQEKVPELADSFKNSAQYVSTINSKTPDALFYSLLYQYGTIDRNSWIISDIDKQLANSNGVSKSNGMDFTIYSKVPGGDAQVGIVNYVVPNSPAHTAGIKRGDVITKVNNLDLNRFNYGQLLSDSFSVTFAQSASGDASSGVITTTGEKAAITLTAVDNLVEHAVAAQQVFNEGNKKIGYLVYNAFQNNDSELVTAFGNLKGQGITDLILDLRYNGGGFVDTAVSLGGLITGQFSNAPFVIMDFNKKHQDENETKYLGSAAGSLNLNKIYVLTSGGTASASELTIDCLRRYISVITVGEETYGKFVGSNTIYDSPTMYSSAGRNLSHNWALQPITFAYYNKDRVAPQVGSKGGLLPNYTIQPAQYAGQLKEFGDRSDVALDSAIKLVTGQLQPSAASAMASTRSRGAYSLASGTDSFVASKRTMTPFGTDVYAKPKNR; the protein is encoded by the coding sequence ATGAGATTTATAAATAAATTATTGTTTGTTTCTGTTACCGGAGCTATGTTGCTTACTTCTTGTAACAGAAATAACCCCGATCCTGTTGAACCTGAAAAGGCAAAAGAGGAGAATGATTTTGTTTGGAGAGGGCTCAATTCTTGGTATTATTGGCAGGAAAAAGTTCCTGAACTTGCAGATAGTTTTAAAAATTCTGCACAATATGTAAGTACGATCAATAGTAAAACTCCGGATGCTTTATTTTACAGTCTTCTTTATCAGTACGGAACCATTGACAGAAATTCATGGATTATATCGGATATAGACAAACAGTTGGCAAATTCTAACGGAGTATCTAAAAGCAACGGAATGGATTTTACAATCTATTCTAAAGTTCCTGGAGGAGATGCCCAAGTTGGTATTGTGAATTATGTTGTCCCTAATTCTCCGGCTCATACAGCGGGAATTAAAAGAGGAGATGTTATTACAAAGGTTAACAATCTGGATCTTAATAGATTTAATTACGGTCAGCTATTAAGCGATAGTTTCAGTGTTACTTTTGCTCAGAGTGCCAGTGGAGATGCTAGTTCAGGTGTAATAACAACTACTGGTGAAAAAGCAGCAATTACACTTACAGCTGTGGATAATCTTGTAGAGCATGCTGTTGCCGCTCAACAGGTTTTTAATGAGGGAAATAAAAAGATTGGTTATTTAGTTTACAATGCTTTTCAGAATAATGACAGTGAACTTGTTACAGCATTTGGAAATTTGAAAGGACAGGGAATTACAGATCTTATTTTGGATCTAAGATATAACGGTGGTGGTTTTGTAGATACTGCTGTATCACTTGGAGGACTTATAACAGGTCAGTTTTCGAATGCTCCGTTTGTTATTATGGATTTTAATAAAAAACACCAGGATGAAAATGAGACTAAATATTTAGGATCAGCAGCTGGTAGTTTAAATCTGAATAAAATTTATGTTCTTACAAGTGGTGGAACAGCATCGGCAAGTGAATTGACAATAGACTGTTTACGTAGATATATTAGTGTAATTACTGTAGGAGAGGAAACCTATGGTAAGTTCGTAGGATCTAATACCATTTATGACTCTCCGACAATGTATTCCTCTGCAGGAAGAAATTTGTCTCATAACTGGGCATTACAGCCTATTACATTTGCATACTACAACAAAGATCGTGTAGCACCACAAGTAGGTTCAAAAGGTGGATTACTGCCAAACTATACAATACAGCCCGCACAATATGCTGGCCAACTTAAAGAGTTTGGGGACAGATCGGATGTCGCTTTAGACAGTGCCATAAAGTTGGTTACAGGGCAGCTTCAGCCATCGGCAGCTAGTGCAATGGCTTCTACCAGAAGCCGTGGTGCTTATTCTCTTGCTTCCGGAACTGATTCTTTTGTTGCCAGTAAAAGAACAATGACTCCTTTCGGTACAGATGTATATGCTAAACCCAAAAATAGATAA
- a CDS encoding S41 family peptidase, protein MKNLNKLSLVSIIGLLSFTSCSRDTINTDNNGGGTNTVAVKAENDFVWKGLNSWYYWQKNDNKPNYLDDNFKNSTEYANYLNSRSTDKLFYDLLYKYTVIDRFSWIENNGVIQEKALVSLNAANKSSGLNYSIFTTDNAGSLIGLVNYVVPGSPADQQGIKRGDAITKIGGVKLNTSNYAGLQNDSYTITIEKATRDDKDLIVLSNARDVTLSKVDMNENPVIPYKLFKMNGKNIAYLVYNGFKADYNGELNDEFAKMKQDNVTELILDLRYNGGGSVETAVALGEMITGQTNKPYVTLKFNDKHTKENETKVMKNTVPLYAKGDTRTPINAGIPVNILGTITKLYVLTTKGTASASELTIDALRPYIDVFTIGETTYGKFVGSITLYDSPNDDYISYNNRNKSHSWTMQPIVFAYWNSRNDQHPVNGTGLPPNYSMNAGTYFGRIKEFGDTSDPALAKALEQITGQQPVAKAMLSASIGKVSLKLPAEAGMTFIGSNKTLTPYGTDVYINNFKQK, encoded by the coding sequence ATGAAAAATTTAAATAAACTATCCTTAGTTTCTATAATAGGACTGTTATCATTTACATCCTGCTCCAGAGATACGATAAATACAGATAATAATGGAGGTGGAACTAATACAGTAGCTGTAAAAGCAGAGAATGATTTTGTATGGAAAGGCCTTAATTCCTGGTATTATTGGCAGAAGAATGATAACAAGCCTAACTATCTGGATGATAATTTTAAAAATTCGACTGAATATGCCAATTATCTAAATAGTAGGTCTACGGATAAATTATTTTATGATTTACTTTATAAATACACAGTAATTGACAGATTCTCTTGGATTGAAAATAATGGTGTAATACAAGAAAAGGCTCTGGTAAGCCTTAATGCGGCAAATAAAAGTTCCGGACTAAACTATAGTATATTTACTACAGATAATGCAGGAAGCCTTATAGGGTTAGTAAACTATGTTGTTCCCGGATCCCCTGCGGATCAACAAGGAATTAAAAGAGGTGATGCAATTACTAAGATTGGTGGAGTTAAACTTAATACCAGCAATTATGCAGGTCTACAAAATGATAGCTATACAATCACTATTGAAAAAGCTACTAGAGATGACAAAGATTTAATAGTGCTTAGTAATGCTAGGGATGTTACTTTATCAAAAGTTGATATGAATGAAAATCCTGTAATTCCGTATAAGCTTTTTAAGATGAATGGTAAAAATATAGCTTATTTGGTGTACAACGGTTTTAAAGCAGACTATAACGGGGAGCTAAATGATGAGTTTGCCAAAATGAAACAAGATAATGTTACAGAGTTAATATTGGATTTAAGGTATAATGGTGGCGGATCTGTAGAAACAGCTGTTGCATTGGGTGAAATGATAACTGGCCAAACCAATAAGCCATATGTAACGCTTAAATTTAATGATAAGCATACTAAGGAGAATGAAACGAAGGTTATGAAGAATACAGTTCCTCTTTATGCTAAAGGAGATACCAGAACTCCGATTAATGCGGGAATTCCGGTAAATATTTTGGGTACAATAACTAAATTATATGTGCTTACAACGAAAGGAACTGCCTCTGCAAGTGAGTTGACTATAGATGCACTTAGACCATATATAGATGTTTTTACAATCGGAGAAACAACTTATGGTAAATTTGTAGGCTCTATTACTTTATATGATTCACCAAATGATGATTATATATCATATAATAACAGAAATAAATCACACAGTTGGACTATGCAGCCAATAGTCTTTGCATACTGGAATTCCAGAAATGATCAACATCCTGTTAATGGGACAGGGTTACCACCTAATTATTCAATGAATGCAGGTACATATTTTGGAAGGATAAAAGAGTTTGGTGATACCTCAGACCCTGCTCTGGCGAAAGCTCTGGAACAAATAACCGGACAACAGCCTGTGGCTAAAGCTATGCTATCTGCTTCCATAGGGAAAGTTAGCCTGAAACTACCTGCTGAAGCAGGAATGACTTTTATAGGAAGTAATAAGACACTCACGCCTTATGGTACGGATGTTTATATTAACAATTTCAAGCAAAAATAA